The Saccharolobus shibatae B12 genomic interval CAAAGATAAGGTCATCACGCTCCTAAGTTACAGAGAATATGAGATGCAGTTTTACTCAAAAGATTTACTATCAACTTTAGGACATGGTATTTCCGTGATATTACTATCCCATATGGGTCGTAAGTTGGGTATTGAGCGATTCACAATGTTGTCGAAGATTTACTATGAGAGATTTCTAATGGGTAGAAGTATTCTACGAGATTATATATCTGAAATACGTAAGCTTATAAATATAGAAGAGATGAAATAGAGGTTTTTGGTAATGCAAGAGGGCTTTACCGTATTCTCGCTTCTTAAAAGGGCTGTAACTATAGCACCAGATAAGGAAATAGTAGATCCTTTTCGCAATGTTAGACTGTCATATAAAGAGACTTATGAAAGAATAATAGGTATATCTAACTCAATGCTATCGATTGGGATATCTAAGGGAAGTATAATAGGAGTTGCAGATTATAATACCCTTAAATTCGTTGAGCTACTATTCGCCTCTAGCTTAATAGGTACAATAATATATCCGGTTAACGTCAGACTACCCTATGATCAATTACTTTATACAATTAATCACGCTAAGGTAGAATGGTTATTCTCTTCAAAAGATTTTATATCCTTATTTAAGGACTTCACTAAGGAGAAAATTATTAGCATAGATTCCAATGATACTAAGATAACATATGATGATTTGGTAAATAGAAAACTAGTTAAAGAACCCGAAATTTACGTTAAAGGAAGTGATCCATACTCCATCTTATTTACGTCAGGTACAACAGGATTACCTAAAGCGGTTATGTACACTAATGATAAAACGGTTCATGGAGCAATAGGTATGGTGCACCAGCTATCACTTTACAATAGCCCTTCTTCACTGAAGAATAACGATGTCATATTAGGTCTTATACCATTTTATCATTTATGGTCATGGGGCTCACTATTTCACGCTACTTACCTTGGCGCTAAATATGTTACAAGTGGAAAATTTGAGCCAATAAAAACATTGGAAATAATAGAAAAGGAAAAGGTAACTTGGTTTAACACTGTGCCTACAATAATGTATATGCTACTAAGCGTAGCTAAACAAGGGCAACTAAATGGTTTAAAGGCTTTGATAGGTGGTTCTCCAATATCATCCAATCTAGCTAAGAAGTTAAAAGAGAGTGGAGTATCTTTTGCATCAATATATGGTGGAACAGATATGTTAGCAATTTCAATTACTATCATTCCTGCAAATATAAATATACAAAATATCGAAGATTACGCGAGAGTATATACTCATCCTCTTCCCTTCGTGGAATTGAAAGTAGTTAAGCCAGACGGTAAAGAGGCTAAAGTAGGAGAGATAGGACATTTATGGGTTAAAACACCTTGGCTACCGGGTGAGTATCTTGACGATCCTGAGAATACTAAATCTTCATACGAGGATGGTTGGTTCAAAACTGGAGATATAGCTATGATTATAGATGAGTACCATACTGTAAGAATCTTGGATAGGGAGAAGGACTTAATAAAGAGTGGAGGAGAGTGGATAATACCTAGTATAATTGAATCAATAATATCTGAAGTAAGTGGAGTAGATCTAGTTGCTGTAATAGGTAGAAGAGATGAAAAATGGGGAGAAAGACCTATAGCTCTAGTTAAAGGAAATGGATCAAATTTAAAAGAAAACATAATCGGCCGTTTAAGAAGTGCTTCAACTCAAGGTTTGATACCAAAATGGTGGATTCCAGATGATATAGTTATTGTAAATGATTTACCACTAACCAGCACTGGAAAGGTTAACAAAAAAGTTTTAAAAGAGAGAATTGAATGATGGTAATACTACGTAAATTTCATAAAAATATATAAACTTACCAACGGTAGCGGAAAAAAGAGGATTTTTGAAAACATCGTTCGGAGGGAAACATCGCACCATCTATATTAGAGGCGGAGCATATGTACCTACTAAGAAAAAGACTATAAGAAATATTATCTACAAAGAATTTATTATCTACAAAAAATATTATGTCTTAATGAGTAATACAGATGTACAAGCACTTCAACAGTTAAAGGACGCGGCTTTATGGTTTATAGTGATAAGTCTCCTCGTAGATATAGGGATTGTAAAAAGTGTGGCTGGTATCGCAGCGATAGTCTCACTGATACTATTATTCGTCTTAGGCATACCGAAACTAAGGCAGGCACTTCAAACCTTTTCAAACGGAGGAAAGGACGTGGGTTTAGGATTTACTGGATTAAGAATACTTCCCGTTGGAATAATAATCGAATTTATTGGTGCTTTAATTGCAGTGTTAGGCTTAATATTTGGTCTCGCTTCTCCCTTTAATCTCAGAGGATTAATACTGTTTATTATTGTTGGCGGTGCTATCGGGGTAATAGGTGATATATTGGTTTTTATAGCGTTTTTATTGATAGGTATAGCGTT includes:
- a CDS encoding AMP-binding protein, producing MQEGFTVFSLLKRAVTIAPDKEIVDPFRNVRLSYKETYERIIGISNSMLSIGISKGSIIGVADYNTLKFVELLFASSLIGTIIYPVNVRLPYDQLLYTINHAKVEWLFSSKDFISLFKDFTKEKIISIDSNDTKITYDDLVNRKLVKEPEIYVKGSDPYSILFTSGTTGLPKAVMYTNDKTVHGAIGMVHQLSLYNSPSSLKNNDVILGLIPFYHLWSWGSLFHATYLGAKYVTSGKFEPIKTLEIIEKEKVTWFNTVPTIMYMLLSVAKQGQLNGLKALIGGSPISSNLAKKLKESGVSFASIYGGTDMLAISITIIPANINIQNIEDYARVYTHPLPFVELKVVKPDGKEAKVGEIGHLWVKTPWLPGEYLDDPENTKSSYEDGWFKTGDIAMIIDEYHTVRILDREKDLIKSGGEWIIPSIIESIISEVSGVDLVAVIGRRDEKWGERPIALVKGNGSNLKENIIGRLRSASTQGLIPKWWIPDDIVIVNDLPLTSTGKVNKKVLKERIE